A genomic window from Accipiter gentilis chromosome 1, bAccGen1.1, whole genome shotgun sequence includes:
- the CD28 gene encoding T-cell-specific surface glycoprotein CD28: protein MLLGILVVLCFIPTADVTENKILVAQRPLLTVANKTATLVCNYTYNGTGKEFRASLHKGTDSAVEVCFISWNTTKISSNSNKEFNCQGIHDKDKVIFNLWNMSASQTDIYFCKIEAMYPPPYVYNEKSNGTVIHVKETPIQTQEPQSAIPLWIMVAVTGVLAFYSMLITTVFINYWQKSKKNIYHQSDYMNMTPRHPPYQKNKGYPSYAPTRDYTAYRSWQP, encoded by the exons ATGCTCCTGGGGATCCTCGTGGTGCTCTGCTTCATCCCCACTGCTGATGTAACAG aAAACAAGATTTTAGTGGCTCAGCGTCCTTTGCTCACTGTAGCTAACAAAACTGCAACTCTAGTCTGCAACTACACATACAATGGAACAGGGAAGGAATTCCGAGCTTCACTGCACAAAGGAACAGACAGTGCGGTTGAGGTTTGCTTTATTTCGTGGAATACGACCAAAATTAGCAGTAATTCAAATAAAGAATTCAATTGCCAGGGGATTCATGATAAAGACAAAGTCATATTCAATCTTTGGAATATGAGTGCCAGCCAAACTGACATCTACTTCTGCAAAATTGAGGCCATGTATCCACCCCCGTATGTCTACAATGAGAAGAGCAACGGGACTGTCATTCATGTGAAAG AGACGCCCATCCAAACACAAGAGCCTCAGTCTGCAATTCCTTTGTGGATTATGGTAGCAGTGACTGGAGTTCTTGCTTTCTACAGTATGCTAATAACCACAGTTTTTATTAACTACTGG CAAAAATCCAAGAAGAATATATACCATCAGAGTGACTACATGAACATGACTCCCCGGCATCCACCATATCAGAAGAACAAGGGTTACCCATCCTATGCACCAACACGAGACTACACTGCATATCGGTCCTGGCAGCCATGA